The sequence ACACTTAGTTTTTTTATTTAGTCTTGTGACCTATTATTGCTACTAGCTAGAGCAATGATCGATTAACCTACTGGTTGGGTCAAGTTTGCACAATTTTTTTTCTCAAAAAAAAAACTAGGTGCGGTTGCTACTTCATGTTTAGGGGTTGTTTGATCCCAGGACTGAAATCCACTCCTAGGCCATCGAAACAGGTAGACAAACGAGTAAACTAATTTTAGCCCACACCCCAATTAATAGCTAGTTCACTAATAGCAAAATAGAGCTAAAAATGGACTAATAACTACTAGCCCGTTTATACAAACAGCGctggactaaaatttagtcacctGCAGTTATTTCCTACCAACCACTAAACTGACAACTAGTCCCATACGATCCAAAATATGCTCTTTAATTAGGGCACTTTGGGTAGCAAATTGCTCACGAAATTAAGTTCTTCTGCCAATTTTCACACTTTCCATCCTCACCACCTATACAAATTGCTAATTGCCTATTTTTCTAAaagattttcttctctttttcaatGATGAAATACTTCCTGACTTCTAAATGTGCCATGTGATGGTGAATACAGGGAGTGCCATTAGTGTTTAATTGCCTTTCTTTAGATAATGAAGTGTTTAGTTACCAAGCACTTTGAATTGTCTTAGTTGGGTGGTTATATATAGAAATCTGACAATGGGCCTCTTATTTTTCCTGAACAACCCTGATCTCCCTAGTCCTGACATAGGGTAAACCTAGCTTACTGTTTCATGTCTCATTTAAGGCAACTTATACCCATCTTATCTTGTTAGTTAATTAATTATATGGCTTCCTGCAGGTGATTAGTAGTAATCAGCTCATGCAATGCATAGTAACTCCTGTTTGTTGATTACAGATCTGGTGGATACCTGACCGAAGAAGAGCTGGATGTGTAGATCACAGAGTACGGCTGGATGTGCAAATGTCATGGCTGTTTGGATTTCTTCTGACAGTTTGACAAAACTGCACATCATGCAAAGAGTCaggaaaacaaaaaaaataaaaaaaccagGAAAACAAAAAAACAGGGAAAAACCCAGGAAACCTGAAGGCACAATATTGACATGTAACCACCCACGAGAAGATGTAAGAGATGCATTCAGATGCTTGACTGCAAATTCGCTAGCGGAGCTTCCTGCTGGCAGTGGTGTTGGAAGTGCTTCCTTGCGGAGACAATCTCAGATTCTCTACAGATATCCATCACTGAAAGTAAGTATGATGGTTTTGCTCACCAGTCATCACACTTTCCCTCACCACCACCTATACTTGTGATTTTAGTGCTACCAGAATTACTGATGTGTTCATAGATACTTCACAGTATTGCAAGTCCGGTGTGATCAGTCATCAAACTTTCCCTCCCCACCACCTATACAAATTGCTAATTTCCTATTTTTTAAAAAGATTTTCTTGTCTTTTTCAATGATGAAATACTTCCTGACTTCTAAATGTGCCTTGTGATGGTGAGTACAGGGAGTGCCATAGTGTTTAATTGCCTTTCTCTAGATAATAAGTTTTTAGTTACCAAGGACTTTGAAGCCTTCTTGGAAACATCAATTAAGTGCACAGCACCCCCTCTATCCTCTTGTAAAGAGTGTACCTGGTCTCCTAAATCTCTTCCGCGTTATCCAatttcatctatttatatgctTATCAACACTTAGTTTTTTTCCTTAGTCTCGTGACCTATTATTGCTACTAGCTAGAGCAATGATCAATTAACCTACTGGTTGGGTCAAGTTGGCACACTCTTTTTCCTCAAACAAAAAAAAGGTGCCGTTGCTACTTCATGTCTAGGGGTTGTTTGATCCCAGGACTGAAATTCACTCCTAGGCCATCGAAACAGGTAGGGTAACGAGTAAACTAATTCTTAGCCCACACCCCAATTAATAGCTAGTTCACTAATGGCAAAATAGAGCTAAAAATGGACTAATAAGTAATAACTACTAGCCTGTTTATCCAAACAGCtctggactaaaatttagtcacctGCAGTTATTTCCTACCAACCACTAAACTGACAACTAGTCCTATACGATAAAAAATATGCTCTTTGATTAGGGCATTTTAGATAGCGAATTGCTCACCAAATTAAGTTCTTTTGCCAATTTTCATAATATCTATCGTCTTGGTTTGTTCCTGAACTTCTCATAATGCTGCTACTGTTTATTGTTTTGTGTATCTGTATATTTGAGTGGCAATCTAGGTTTCAACCATGTCATCTATAACTCAGTTGAAATATATGCCATTGATGGTTAATGATCGTGCAACTAGTGAAACGGTAATGTCATTAGTGTTTAGGGATTGTTTTAATTTGGCCTTACACATACTTAATATTTTAGAACAGAGAAGTCCTGAAAGGATTATCGAATGGCCAGGACTGATGCCTGAATGACACTCTTTTGTGTGAAGATTATTTGCTTGTTTGAAGACGTTTTGGCATGTAAATGAAAGGCGTATATCAATCCTTGTATCTGTTTTAAGTCGGATTGCATGTAGTAACATCATAAAATAAAATTAGTATCTTTTAGCGTCTTAGTTGGGTGGTTATATATAAAAATCTGACAATGGGTCTCTTATTTTTCCTGAACAACCTAAAGCTCCCGAGTCCTGACATAGGGTAAACCTAGCTTACTGTTTCATGTCTCCTTTAAGGCAACTTATACCCATCTTATCTTGTTAGTTAATTAATTATATGGCTTCCTGCAGGTGATTGGTAGTAATCAACTCATACAATGCATAGTAACTCCTGTTTGTTGCTTACAGATCTGGTGGACACCTGACCTGTAGATCACAGAGTACGGCTGGATGTGCAAATGTCATGGCTGTTTGGATTTCTTCTGACAGCTCGACAAAACCTTACATCATGCAAAGAGTcaggaaaataaaaaataataaaaaaccaGGAAAAAAATAAGAGGCCCATTGTCAGATTTCAGTTGGCACCCTTTCGGTTGAAACCGAAGGGCCAAAGTAGTGTGTTGTTGGGTTTGTTTTTGTTTCTTCTTTTTTTCTCCTACTACTAGTTCCTGCTAGAGTCTTGTACTACCACTCATGTTGAGCAGCCCCATTCAGCTTTTGTTGTATCTCATGTTCTTTTAGCAATCTGGGTTAGAGAGAGCCAATATCTGGACAGCTATGTTGTGTCGAAGTTGGATGTGACTCTGCAGATAGTTGTTGTTTCAAGAATATTTGAGCGATTATTGATTTTTGTGGCCTAATGCATATAGCTAACCACAACAAATTGATGCGGCGGAAACAAATTTGCGTAATTGGAAAACAAACAGATCGTTAGGTGTTATGGATCCTGCTGCGGTGCGCAGGATGGGGAGGCGTACACCACGAAGGGTGGGCTAGCAGGGTGGATTGAGTGGAGTGCAGGGAATAGGGCACACAGCGTGGCGGCTGAAGAACACGATCACCAGGGGGCATGAGGTTCGCCACCGTGATCAAGGAGCCGCCCACGCAGGTGCAACTTCTTTTGATCAAACCCTATCACAATCTAAGGCACCCTTATAGCTCTGGGGCCTAACAACTCAGAAGATTATTAAGGGGATAAGCCCCAGGGAGGATAAGCCTCCTTAAGCTTCTCTAACAACCAGCTGCCATCTAGCAAATGGCTGGCCTAATGACCCTGGCGCCTAGCATATTGTCAGCCCACAAAGGAGTCTATAACACTTCCCCCCTCCTCGACAAAAAACTTGTCCGCGAGCGCGAAAGTTGGATGTTGCTGTTTGAATTCTTCCACCTGTTCCCATGAAGTATCTGCTTCTAAACGCCCGATCCATTTGACCAACACTTCCCAGACTCGTCTGTTGAGTTTGGCCCTCAGAACCTTATCTGGAGCTGGAACAACACGCCCATGTAGAAGAGGTGGCAGTGGAACCAACTGGGATGGAGCAGGTCCTTCAAATTTCTTCAGGAGAAATAGCACATCATGAGTTCTTGCATTTGGTGGTAACTGAAGCTTGTTTGAAACAACCCCTATCCTCTGAATGACTTGATATGGACAAAGAATTTGGGCCCCAATTTGGATGGCGCAGCTGAGGTGACGCCCACAACAGTCCTTTTTTGCAATCTTAGCCATACCCAATCACCAATGTTGAATTCCACCTCTCGGCATCGTTTATCCTGATAACTCTTCATAGTTACTTGAGCTTGCACTAGTCGATCCTTGATTTCAGCAAGAAATCACCCCTGTCCTGCAACTGGGCGTCAATCGCAGCCACCTTTGAGTCCCCTGCTTGATAGGAGACCATCGGAGGAGGGTCCTGTCCATAGACAACCTTGAATGGAGAACATTTCAGTGTCGATTGATATGATGAATTATAGAAAAATTCTGCCCATGGTAACTATTTCAGCCATGATTTAGGACGGTCCCAGCTAGACAATGAAGATACATGGTGATTATTTTGTTAACAACTTCTGACTGACCATCAGATTGTGGGTGGAATGTCAAGCTCATCTGTAACTTAACTCCAGCCATGGTAAACAGTTCAGTTCAGAAATGGCAAGTGAAAACCGTGTCCCGGTCACTGACTATCGAGCATGGCAAACCATGAAGTTTGACAATTTCATCAAAGAAGGCCTTTGCAACTGATGCAGCTGAATATGGATGCCCCAAAGCAATAAAATGCCCATACTTAGAGAACCGATCAACCATTGTTAGAACTATTGACTTGCCACCAACCTTTGGAAACCCTTCAATAAAGTCCATTGATATATCAGCCCACACCATAGAGGGAATTGACAAGGGTTGAAGTAGGCCGACTGGGTGAAGATGCTGAGTCTTGTGTTGTTAGCAAACTGCACAGCTGCACACAAACTCCCTGACACGTTGGAGAGCTTTAGAATTGTAAAATGATGTGCGCCACATGTGAGCTGTCTTCTGCACGCCTTCATGACCAGACTCATGTGCTTGGGCAAGAAGTACATGCCACAAAGTGGATGCATCTGGGATGAACACCTTGCCTTTGAACCGTAGTAAGCCATCCGCCATTGTCTAGTCAGGACTTGCTTTTCCATCTGCTAACTGAGCGCGGATTGCAGCCACTTGAGGGTCCGAGTCAGCCTCCGTTTGCAAAGTAGAGAATAGATCAAAGGAAGGGGAAGAAAGGGTATACACAGTTCCTGTATCTTCCACTCGGCGAGACAAGGCATCTGTTGCGCCATTCAACTTGTCGAGCATGTATTCCACTGTTATATCATACCCAAACAGTTTGCTGACCCAAGTATGATGAGGGATTGTGGACAGCCGCTGATTGAGCAAGAATTTTAAGCTATAGTGGTCAGTGCAGACTGTAAAGGGTCATCCCCAAACATATGACCGCCGGTGTCGAACTGCCTTTACCAATCCAATCAACTCCCGCTCATATGCTGGCAATTTTTGGTGATGAAGGGACACCGGCCTGATGAAGAAGGCTATGGCACCATCGCCTTGGTGCATGACTGCTCCAAATCCGGAGGCGGAGGCATCACAGTCAATGAAAAACCTTTTGTTGAAATCCGGTAACTAGAGACGTCAGCAAGGCTTGTTTGAGTTGACAAAAAGCATCAGTTGTTTACTCTGTCCAGTGGAATGCATCTCTTTTCAGAAGGGTTGTAAGAGGAGCTGCCACTGACCCATAACCTGCtataaacttgcggtaataccCTGTGAGTCCCAGGAAACTGCGGAGTGCTCGAATGGTCCTAGGTATGGGCCATGATTCAACTGCATCCACCTTGGAACGGTCCATGGCGACCCCCTGCACAAAGACAATGTGTCCAAGGTAAGTGACTGCAGATTTACCAAATGAGCACTTGGACTTCTTAAGAACAAGGTCATTATCCCGCAGTAATTAGAACACTTGCTTCACATGTTGTAAGTGCTCTGTCCATGACGAGCtatatatcagaatgtcatcaaagaATACCAGGGTGAACTTCCGGATGAACGGCTTCAGTATATCATTCATCAGAGCTTGGAATGTGGATGGTGCATTAGTCGGGCCAAATGGCATTACTAGGAATTCAAAGTGACCACAATGTGTACGGAAAGTTGTCTTGTGGATGTTATCCGGGTGCATCCTAACTTGATGATAACCACTACGGAGATCCAGCTTTGTGAAGAAACTCGCACCTCGAAGTTCATCAAGTAGCTCGTCCACCACTGGAATTGGAAATTTGTCCTTGATTGTTTTTGCATTCAGTTCACGGTAATCAATGCAAAACCTCCATGTGTTATCTGCCTTCTTGACCAATAGTACGGGTACGAGAATGCTGATGTGCACTCTCGAATGATGCCTTGTGCCAACATCTGATCGCACTGACGCTTGATCTCGTCTTTAAGCAGCTGAGGGTATCGATAGGGTCGTACAGCTACTGGTTCTGTACCAGCCAGCAGCTGTATGTGAAGGTCTTGGTGACACGATGGTGGCAGTCCCTGAGGATCCCGAAATAAATCAGAGAAAGAGGACAACAGTTCTTCCAGACATTTCTTGTTCTTGTCCATAGATGCAAATCCCAACACTGAGTCCCCAACTCCTGTCAAGCGGACCAACCTTCCCTTCCTCCAAATGTCATTGTGTGTGTCAAAGTTGCAGACCACCGGTCCTAGAGATCGCAGCCACTGAACCCCTAGTACGGGATCGAACCCATCAAGAGGTAAGGAATAGCATGTCGTGGTGAATTTTTCCTTACCGATGGTGAGCAGGTGAGTGTTGTTGTGACTTGACCCTTACTTGAGATGCGTTTTCCATTGGCAACTTTTACCGAGAGACCTGGCTGGGACAACACTTGCAATCCAAGACGCGTCACTGCAGCCTCACtaaggcctcaagcaggcgccgcaGACCTGGCTGGGACAACACTTGCTCCCTCTACGAcctcaagcaggcgccgcgggcctggtacagccgcttcgcctcctacttAGCCTCCATTGGCTtcatcgaggccaagtcggatacGTCACTCTTCATCTACCGACGAGGCGaggacaccgtctacctcctactCTACGTCGACGatattgtgctcacggcatccaccaccGATCTCCTACAGCGCACGATCATCGCCCTCCAGCGGGAgtttgcgatgaaggacctggggcccctccaccacttcctcggcctTACCGCCGAACGCCGGCCCTAGGGTCTTTTCCTTCACCAGCACAAGTACGCCATTGACATCCTGGAACGGGCTGGCATGTccaactgcaagccctgctccatgcATGTAGAcaatcaggcgaagctctctgaggacgaaggGCCCCTGATCGCCGACGCGACGTCttaccggagcctgaccggcgtgctccagtacctcaccttctccccACCCGACATCacctacgccgtccagcaggtgtgcctgcatatgcacaccccgtgggagccccatctcatcgctctcaagcggatcctgcgctacctctctggctccctcgactacggcctcctaatCCAACCATCCCCGAcatcggagctcgtggtctacaccgacactGACTGGGCTGGCTACCCAGACATGCGCTGGTCCACTTCTGGTTATGTCGTGTTCCTGGGtgccaacctcgtctcctgggcCGCCAAGCCATAGTCTGTTGTCTCCCGCTCCAACGCAGAGGCTGAGTAACGCgttgtggccaacggcgtggcggaGGCCTCCTGGATGCGTCAGctactccacgagctccacaaccCCCTTCATCGCGCCACCCTCGTCAACTGCGACAACGTCAACaccgtctacctctccaccaatcccgtgTAGCATCAACGCatgaagcatgtggagatcggcCTGCACtttgtccgcgagcgtgtcgctgcagGTGACGTCCGAGTTCTCAGTGTCCCCACCGCGCTGCAGTTCGTCGACATCTTCACGAAGgagttaccgtcgagtgtatttttagactttcaATCCAGTCtcacccctctgtaatgggcctggcccagttaacTCAAGCctttgtaatgggcctggcccagttaacTCAAGCCTATTAATACAACACTCAACCCTAATCCAGGGTTTCCCACAAGCACGCCGCCTAGATCGCGCTCTAGGGCATAGAACCACTCTGCAGCCACATCTTCCAATTGAAGTGATGCTTGCCAGACCCTCTCGTCCTGATGAACTCCCATGCCACGGAAATATGTATCACATTTGTTCAGCCATGGCAAGAGATCAGAATCACCATCATAATGAGGAAAAGAGAAATTGGGCCGGCGTGGTCCTCTGTCGTCGTGGCGATCATGGTGTCCGCCGAGAATGCCCCGGCGACCACTTCCATGTCCGTCGTCACTGCCACCAGAGGCAGTGTGCCCCGCGCCAACATGGCTCTCGAGTACAGGACCCGTAGGCAGGGTCGTCGAGGGCGAAGGTTGTACCCGCAGCGAGCCCGTCTGGGTGGAGGGGTCCTGCTCTAGGAGAGTGATGCACTGCACATGAGTGTCCAATCGATGATTCATGGTGGCGAGTTGCCCCAGAATGCGATCAAGCTTCTTAGAGTCCGTCATCTTCCCAGTCTCGCCGTCGCCGCCAGACATTGATGTCGATGCGGCGATTGAATCTGATACCAAATTGTTATGGATCATGTTGCGGTGTGCAGGACGGGGAGGCGTACACCACGAAGGGGGGGGCTAGCAGGGTGGATTGAGTGGACGAGCGCAGGGAATAGGGCACACAACGTGGCGGCTGAAGAATACGATCACCAGGGGGCGTGAGGTTCGCCACCATGATCAAGTAGCCGCCCACGCAGGTGCAACTTCTTTTGATCAAACCCTATTACAATCTAAGGCACCCTTATAGCTCTGGGGCCTAACAACTCAGGAGATTATTAAGGGGATAAGCCCCATGGAGGATAAGCCTCCTTAAACTTCTCTAACAACCAGCTGCCATCTAACAAATGGCTGGCCTAATGACCCTGGCGCCTGACATATTGCCGGCCCACAAAGGAGTCTATAACATTAGGTGAAGAAATAATGCTCACCGCATTAGCAACGGTTAGCCAATGGAAGCACCTCGGGAGGGAATCCTCTGTTGATGACGTTGTATCGTGATTCCAGTAGGTTATGCTCTGGAATTCAGCTTGGGATGTAAAATTGTTGACTTCAGCATTTGAATTATGTCCGTGCCTCTTCTCCAATACAAAACCTACAGAGAATGTTAAAAGCATCATAAACATGGTCAAACTGCAGTACTTCTGTCGAATTCACAGTTTCTACTGAAGATATAAAATGACAGATTGTTAGTTGTTACCACTCAGAACTTGTGGAAAGGGAGGAACATGAGGAGGGTTGTGATAGCCTGATAGGTTTGTCGAGCCAATGTTAAAGCTAGCTATTTTAATAAAGATTAAACACAAAATGTGTTTGAACCTTGACTTGTGGTTTCTATTGTGttttaactctagcctacccTAACTTACTTGGGACTAAAAGACTGGTactgctgttgttgttgttgttgttgtatcaCTCAAAGAGGATAGTTCAGAGGCGTAGAGCGACATTATTTATGGTCGAAACCTGTCTTCGGTTGGAGGGGGTTTGTTAGCCTTCGGCCCTAATGACCGATGTGTTTGGCACCAAGGGTGCATTCTGTATATAAAAATCTCTCTTTTCTTAATTGAATGGCAGAGCTCCTTTTATTAAAAAAACAGACTGTTACCTCTGGTCACCACCTATCATCTCCACACATCTAGATGTACATGCAAACTTAGCATCCCAAGACAATTTAACATTTGTACTAAGTAGGCCGATGGCCATATTTCAGGTAAAAGAAGGAATACACCGTCATTCAATGATCACTTCTGCAGCCAAACTCAAAACTGAAACTTCAGGATTTGTGCACGACTTCCTTACTTCATAGTGTTTATACTTTTTCAGCATGCATATGAATCATCAATTAATTCTTACTATAATTTTAAGGTACCTTTTTTTAGGACGGCTACAATATCAATCAGCATGATTGGATGTTGTGTCCGTGGGAGCCATGCCGGTAC is a genomic window of Zea mays cultivar B73 chromosome 5, Zm-B73-REFERENCE-NAM-5.0, whole genome shotgun sequence containing:
- the LOC103626668 gene encoding uncharacterized protein isoform X2 encodes the protein MEPATPPAPAAGVTATIDLSLVAADLGGAHLLPCGIRQNGGAPVSDYFKPRATGPDGYRGFVLEKRHGHNSNAEVNNFTSQAEFQSITYWNHDTTSSTEDSLPRCFHWLTVANAFCQTVRRNPNSHDICTSSRTL